Part of the Salvelinus sp. IW2-2015 linkage group LG7, ASM291031v2, whole genome shotgun sequence genome, TCTGAAGAACACGATGAACTCATCCTGGCGAATCAGCTGGCCCTGCTCCTTTAGATTCACCTGGTGgcggagggaggagtggagaaaaATACATCCATGTTTATTCCTGAAAATCCTTGATACTGTTCATACAATAATGGGTGATCATTTCCCATGTATACGCCCACATTTACCCCCCATTTGGACAGCTGTTCATAAGTGATACATTTTGGAGATTGTGATGATTTGAATGGTAAACTTACGTCACAGTCCTGGATTGCGTCCATGGTGAGGAGGTCGTTGCCATGACGCATCTGGAAGCGGACCACGTCGGCTGCAGCCTGGagctcttccctgtctctctgaggCCCACACATCCCCAGCATGTCCTGCAGAAGCAGGCTGTACTTACTGATCCTCTGGATGGGCCTCAGGAGGTAGGAGGACAGGTCCATGTGATCCCCCAGCTCCTGCTGCTTCCTctgaggtgggaggagaggagacagaggattGGTCACAGTAGGGATGGCGAAAGCATTGATAGGAAGTGAGCATTGATCTTTGACATTGAGCATTGATGGGAGTACCTCACCTTGAAGATGTCAGGGCGATGGTGAAGGATTAAGGCATCTGATTGAGGCTTGTTCTTGCTGTAGAGAGCATAGAGGCCTAAACTGTCTCTCTACATATAGGGGGAAGAGTTTACAGTCACAACAGGAATATTAAATGTATTCAACTTCAGTAGCAAATTCAGCTAAACAACAGAGTTATAGGACTCAAGCTTAACATGTAACTCACGTGTCTCAGGAAGCAGCGAGCCACTTGTAAAGGCTCTGTCTGACAGGCATCCAGCTCTCTGAGGAAGAAATGGCCGTGGAAGTCATACAGCTTCTCCAGGTTCCCAAAGATGACTCCACGTTTGCCCCGCAGGTCTTGTGGCACGTCAGGCCTCTCCAGCAGGGGGAGGTAATGAGTCAGGATGTAACCCAGGGAGCGCACATACTCCCTCTCTGTTAACAGTAGCTCTGCCATGATCCGCTGCAGCTTCCTACAGATAAAGTTACATCAACAACACAGCCAAACACACATTTTCAGTCCTCTGGAAATAACAGAAAATGAATAATTGAAATGTACCTTTGTCAAGATAGTGCAAGCTtagagacagaaagagtagaTGAAGCAAAAGTAAAAACACATTGAGTCAATCTAAGGTGAAGGTCTTGCTCCATTAAGAACTCACATAATATTGCCAGCCTTCTCCTCTGAACTTGCCAATGATGTTGTTCCCTCACACCTCCTCACTGATGGGCTAGTATTCCTTGAAGAggtcctctctgccccctcttgGACACTACAGGATTCCTCTGAGCAGAAGCTGCCATGCCGTGAGATCTGGAACTTCTGAGCGGCCTGCAGGATCCGACAGGAGGGTTTCCCATGGGAGCAGGAAGGTGTCTGGACGCAAGACTCAGACTGACTGGACGTGGCGGTCGCACACGAGTCCTCGCTCATGGACCGGCCCAGGCCCCCGCGTTGCCACGGGAACCACTCACAGCCCACAGTGTGCGAGTGGCAGGCCTCTCTCCCTCTGGYctctctctccgctctcctaaTGGATCTGATATGGGGAGAGGCCGGCATGGTGGTGGTCTTTGACCGTTTACAAGGTCTGTTATTCTCAGGCTTGAAGTTTATATTACAGCAGGTCACAGAGTTGTTCCTGCTCTCCAAGGCCCCGTGATACCTTCCCATCATAGAGCCTGATGGGGGATTGTACCAGTGTGGTGGACCAGGTCTGGGCAGTACCAGAGCCCCATCATGATGAGTCACTGTATGAACCAAGGCCTCATCCTCACCAGCTCTAAGTTGTTCATGCCAGGGGCCTGTGTTCCGCAAGGCCCTCTCCACATCCTGCAGTCTCTCCTCTAGCTGCTGCCTGACCTCCTGACACTTTAGCCACGCTACGTTCCACACCCGCATGCCCCTGGAGCCCCTCAAAGCACACGCCTGGGCCTTCACCTCCTGGAAGAGCTCTGAGGAGAACTGGACAAAGCTCTCCTGGTACATCTGGAGTGTAGAGACATCATCCGTCTCTGGGCGTCTGACAACCTGGTCCAGGTATTGTCTGCAGTCTTTGGCCAGCTCAGTAGCCTGGAAGAAAGGCAAAATATTTATCCAAATGGAGTGGCTGTGGATCCGACTTTTCTGGAACTTTCTTCCCGACAGCTAAACGTACCGAAATGTCTGCGTATGTGTGATTCTCTACTTTACGCATAGTCTCTGCTCTACTCgtagagaacaggctactctggtGAATGGTGCTTGTTTAAAGGGAACCTTTGTGATTTTGGCAATGAgcccatttatctacttcccagAGTGAGATGAACTTGTAGATAACATGTTTTTGTCCCTGTGTCCAGCAATTAGCAATTGTACAagagctagttagcaacttccttcaaactgcaagcagagacataaaaatggtatctgtGAGATCAAATGGTCACATTTTTCTTTCATGTGGCCAAAACTCAACAGCAGGCCAAATATGTGCTTCGATTGAAACTAAACACAGGTAGGGTATGCCTCGCTCACTGTACATAATGCAAAACAACAGTGTAGACTACATCGAAACTGTAGCCTGTAactcaagaagatctaaatgcatatccccatgaaactgattgagatcaaatggttgaTATGTAGATGCTGCATGGCCGTAAAACTTAAAGAATCATCATTCACAATTAACAGTGAGAACAAGGGAGGTTCTCTACGAGTAGAGCAGAGGAAGTAGAGAATCCCACACATGGGTAGAAGCTGAGGGTAGAAGCTACGGGACCTGTAGCTGTCGGGAAGAAAGGTCCAGAAAAGTCAGATCCGCAGCCTCAGCCTATTCAAAAACCTTGAAAGAGACAACGGAGTTGACAGAAATTCAGGCTTCATCATTTCCCCCTATATCCCTACATGTCACCATCAGTATGGGTTTTATAACATGTTGTAGGTAAAATGTTTACTAAACAACGTGGAACAACAACCAATCCAGTATTCAGTATAGACACCAACCTGCTCACAGAAGTTGCACACAGTGACCATCGTCTCCAGCTCACTACAGCACTTCTCTGCCCGGGAGAGGAAGTCAGCCAGGCCAGATTTGAAGGTGCAGACCATGGTCCTGAACACCTCAGTCTCAGGGTATGGAGATGGGCCCTGGATCTTCTCTGCCTCCGTCACCAGGGCCATAGCCTTGTGCTTCTGCTCCTAATGGACAGTTACAGTAAATATCTGATTCAATTGAAACATGGACTTTCATGGGCACTTACATTTCTGCATGAAACAGTGTCACCACTTTGCGTCATTGGGTGAGTGGAGATAGACTGACTTACATTGGCTTTAGTGAGGAATGCACTGAAACTACGGAGAGTCTGCTCCACTCTTTCTCTAGAGTCCTCCACGGATTCTGCCTCCAACAACCGCCGTTCCCCTTCTGCATCAAACCATTCCCTGATctacagaagggggggggggggttactaaaTATCCTAAGTGTTTACCTAATGGATATGAAGTATGTATATTGTATGAGGAGCCTCTGAATGTACCTTAGAGAAGTGGCCCTCCATTTCTCTGAGTTGGAGCAGGTATTCAAGGTGCTCCAGGGACATGTTGGATCTGTGCACCAGCACATGGGCCTGCTCCTCTACATGGTTGTACATGCAGGTCACAGAATCCACTGCATCACTGCACAAAGCGGCCATAGGTCAAGGGAATAATACACTGATAAGCATCCTTTGAAGAAGGCTCACAATTATCCCGCTCATAATAAACAGTGACAGGTAGTATACCTGTAATCCTCACAGTGAGAGTATCTGAGGTCACTCTCCCTTCTCAGTCTAGCCAGCATGGCTCCTCCCTCCCTTTGCAAAGCGACCAACTGTCTGTCCTCCAGAACATCCTTCATCAGAGTTCTCTGTTCTAGAATACACCTCTGTACATCCTGCCACACAGGGAGAGAAGGGTTTGAGGATAATAAGAACCAGTAGTCCATTCCAACATGTTTTCAATAATACAGTGTCGTCAAGGTTAAATCCAATACCTGCACTGTGTCAATCTTACGGCCTTCCTCTAGTTTCCTGATGGCCGTTAGTAGCAAACCTGAGGCCTCTTGGAGATCTGACATAAAAGGATGAAGTTTCTGAAAGATAAATGTTCTGATCATCAGACGTCAAAGCAGAACAACAAACAAGAGTTCTGTAGTATCTGTTAAAAGGCCGTGGCATAATATCCAGTCGAAACGTGACTAAATGTTGTGCCAGTTTTGGTGTTAGGCaggttttattatatatattttttgctgggTGTCCTCTAGGGGTCTAGTTGAAGGAGCTGCAGCCAGTCCTAGTGGCTTTAGGACAGGGTGTCCTCTAGGGGCCTACCTGATGGAGCTGCAGCCAGTCCTAGTGGCTTTAGGACATGTGTCCTCTAGGGGCCTACCTGATGAAGCTGCAGCCAGTCCTAGTGGCTTTAGGACAGGGTGTCCTCTAGGGGCCTACCTGATGGAGCTGCAGCCAGTTAATGTGGTTGTAGGGAAGGGTGCCCTCTAGGCCTGAGCTCAGCTGGCTCCCCTCCACCAGCTTGTGCAACCCCTTCAGTGAGGTCACCACAGCAATCTACTTATAGATAGAGAATGGCACAGTCAGTGACATCAGAGAGCAAGCCACCCAGAATGAATGCATTAACTGTTTCTGAAATTATAAGCCTGATGGAAATCATTAGAGGAAACCCTTGATTCAGATCTGACCTGTAGTCTAGGACATTTCTCTGTGCGATGGCAGCTCTCCTTCTCCACTAGSATCAAGACACTGTGTATTGCATGGGGAATCTGCTCCTGTAACATAATCCAAATAGGAGAAGTCACAGTAATAAATAGGTATGAGtaaatacagtagcctataacTGCAGGTAAAACTGAGCACAATCTGGGGAGTAAAGACACGAATAAACAGAGGGAAAAGTCCAGAGTCCGGGTAGGAATAAAAAAAMAATTCCCCGTTATGTCAAGATCACAATTTATTTATCTCATGATCACTACATAACAAAAGTTATTTTGTCGAGATTACAAGGATTTTCTCATGATCACGACATAGCAAAATAGGAGTGGACGTATTGTGGATGTATTGATGACAGATTGACAGTATGGCTGAGGCAGCAGAGCCCATGGTGGATCAGCGCATACGTTTATATTGATTGCTACACTAAGGGATGGTACATTTCATGCTAACATCACACTTTCATTTGTGTTTGGCGCTCATTATCAGTGTATACGTtagaatgttagcaagctaaatgTCCCTTACCTTGTGCCAAGAGCWTGTGGGGTAGCTAAGCCCTCATGAGGCTTTTAACCCCTGAACGATGTCTGACAGGCAAAGCCTGTTTGCCACCCCCaagcaacaacacagctaacttgGCTAGActtgtgagtgaatgagtgactgagtacgagctagctagttagctaggtagttCAGTTAGCTAGACTAGTTTGTTAACTATGCTGGTTGTTGGCTTGCATaactgatacagtatgtgtataattGTAAGGGACACTTAATGTTTTAtggataatatttacatttacagagTGGCTGTATCCATTCCTGACTGGCTGATCAGATTACATTCCAGCCTCAGAGCttgatcagattcaatagcatCCTCAGAGGCTATAACCCACTCTGGATTATATGCATCTGCCTATAAAGCACTTAGACAGTTAGTCTGACTGCAAGGAGCCTTAACTATAAAACAGCCTACAACGCAGCATCCTGACTTTTCAGCCTCAGAGGCTGaaattgaatctgatcagcctgtcttgaatggagctcacccacagtaaatgtaaatattatccaCAAAACAAGTGTCTCTTATAATTTGAAACATATCTGTTATGCAAGCTAACAACCAGCATAGATAGATAacatgctagcttgctagctaacaagactactgttaggatttatgtttaagcataatagcctgttagcatattggttgaagaggaatattgttttgttacacacatacacaaactatacagaggggtgtgggtgtgtaggtgaaaggactgaccaacacaggccataaaagttgtggacagtctagagaggggaggggtgcatctctctagaccaacgaggaggttagaatactggacaataccatattaggaactgttttagtgtagaatcgacagacccaagacggagctaatctacccagcaaccagatgtgYacaaaggaacgcgccaaggggccagcaaaggggggcaaagtctaaaccaagcccagcctKTACTGTGATAGGCTAACAGACGCGTTGAAACGARgtcatcacggtataagaacagctgtttacgtacttcttgccagttctctgttcatcctgcgcggtgaaacagcgaacccgtatatacgaaaattgcYtttgccattcattgtttgcggtaattaaacataattaaagaaagttaacagaccttgctttttatgtatcctgacaccggatgtgttacacgcagcgttcacactacctagctaactagctagctcacCAGACTAGCCAATTTAGCTGTGTTGTTCCTTTCATGCGATTGGCTGTGGTCTTGGGGGCCAGCACGGAGCCTGTGAGACATGCCCCAGGAGTGCATTGCGATCAATGCAGCCTCAAGGCTCCTTGATGTAGTGGTTATTGTGCATCTGAACAAATGAATGGATCATGCGTGGTACTTTTCATTATCTTGTGATCTCGACATAACAACTGAGATAAATAAGTTGTGATCTCGACATTACAAGGGAATACTTATTTAGATAGCTGCRACCCTCTTGTGGTGATGTTGTGTAGTGATGATTCCAAAATGACAAGGAAGATGCCAAGTCTTCTTACCTGAACCACCAACAAGGCCTTATTGAACTGTGGTGGAGGTGGAGTCTTCCGAGCATCAATAACTAGTGTCATTCCAAGTTCTCTTAGTTCTCGCCTAGAAATTATAAAGATGAAAACAATGAATTAAGAATACAATCCAATGGTTCAGGCTACATAAGAGAGGGACCAGCCCAGGGGGTATCATACATACCTGATTACGGAGTGGAGGTAGAGCAGAAGTTTGCTGAGTTCCAGACTAGACACTAAAGGAGATCTCCATCCTTCCTTGTCTCCGTAGACCTCAACCACCAACCGACCTGTCCTGTCTCTGCCACCTGAGTATGGGAGAGGGGAACATGAGGATCTGATACACTTTCCTTGGACAGATATCATACACCTCTGTCTCTGAGGCAAACCATGTAAGGGGGTTTTCCATACCAGTTAGACATGCGACTCCCATCTGGAGATGGTGAGTGCTGGGTTCTGCTGAGGCTGGTAACAGGACCTTAGAACTGGGCACAGCATAGTGACCCAGGGGCTGCTGGGTAATTTCAAGTGGAGGGGTCTGGTGTCCGTTTGTAACGGGTATGGAGGGTTGGCCAGCCTGGGAGACATCTTTAGGAAGGAGGGATCATACAGAGGYATGTGATATATTTAATATACTACAGAATAACAGCAACATGCCATGCTGTAGACCTCTTACCTTGGTTGGGCAGTCTCCGCCTGTTCATCTTTGGGGAAACCAGTCCAAAAGCTGTGGTGTTTTTACATTTCACTACATGTAAGCTGGGAATCATCTTTGTAGTGAAGTCAATGTCCCTACTTTTTCTTCCTTGTATCACAACTTCACACTTCTCTGATATGTCCACAATAGTGGTcgacagagaggagggacatCTCCCATCATCCTCTATGGTGTCATTCAGGCCTTGTAAAATTCCACTGGATTTGGTAGTCATTTCTGTAGACTCCCTAGTGCCACATAGGCCTTGCAAAACTCTACTGGATATAGTCTTACTTTCTCCAGACTTCCAACAGGGAACCGTGCTAACAGGGGGAGTCTGGTCATGGTGACCTGGGTCTGGATAGTAGCACTGCTGGGAGGGACCAGGACATAATTCTTTACCCTCTGGTCCCAGCCTCCCCTCACATGGACTAGCCTTCTCCAGAACCGCCAGTGTATTTAGTCTATTGTCTCTCTCAATGGTAACAGGGTTCTGCAGTGCTGAATGGTAAGACTCTCTGTACCGGCACCTGATCTCCTCTGCTTTGGACACCTGGCCCATTCTCCTCCTCATGCAAGGGGTGCAGGGGGGGTCTTCGGGGAGTCGGACGGTTCGGCCACAGTGTAACGGTTCCCTGAGGGGCCGGTGGGGGGCTGGAGCCAAGGCCGGGGGCGGGGGCAGGGCTGGAGCCGGAGGAACACCAGGCCTGTTGAGGGTGACAAGCCTAAATATGGGTGCTCtggggtgtgtgtgactgtgagccCCACTGAGCAACGCTTCTTTCTGCTTAGTGAACTCCACCAAGTCTATGTATTCCCCCTCAACTTCAGAGGTGTTGTTGCTGCGGCTGTCCCATGTGTTGGGAGACACCCAGCCAATGGGCTTAGCCACAGGCCTATCCTGATCCACCTTAACCAGCCTGGAGCAGTTACTGTCCACCAGACACAGTGACACTGCAATGCCATGTTTAGCAGGAGAGATCCTAGTCTCCACAGAGTACCCAGAGGCAGGGGGAGGCAGCGCCAACGAGGGCCCTGGCCTTGCCACTTTCTCCTGTTGAGTAGCAGCAGGGTTAGGAGATGACAAGGCCATAGTTCTGGGTTTATCCACAAACTCAGGTAGAGCCACCTGTGCCCATGGCACCTTCACCATGCCCTGGTCTGTGGAGAGGATACAGTGGCTGAGAAGGGTGCCATGGCGGCCATGGTTGAGCTCCCCCAGCCAGTCCTCAGTGAAGATGCAGGGGTAGGAGGTCTCAGGGATGGGTGTCTCCTCTACCTCCCGaccctgtccctcctcctcccccagcaggctccggaccacAATGCGGGCGGACTGTTCAGAGAAGGGTGCCACCTGCAGGTAGAAGTCCCCTGGGCGCAGCAATAGGGGGTTGATGGAGGCAAGCTGGATCACCACCTTCTCATGCAGACACAGAGGCCAGCCCTCACAGCGGAACACCACATCAGAGTACTGGGCCTGACGGGAAAAATGACAGACATTTCTTTACCATTTAATTTGTCTTTACACTTAGCATTACTTTGCAAGCTTTGTAATTGAGGTAACTTTGTTTTGTATAGGTGGTCTTTATTTTAGCCTATTTGCCTTATATAATGTGTATGGTGAACTGTTATGTATTTTTTGTATAGCATCTGTGTTGATGTGTATAGCTCTGAGGCTGTTGACTCACACAGGCAGCCTGCTGAACACTCTCAAGGATGTGTTTGGCTGTAATGAGGAAGTCCAGCAGACACTTGAGTGCATCTCCTTGGTAACGTTCCTCTATGACCTGGAAGAGCTGGCTCAGGACGGTGGGGGCTGTGGCCTCGAAGGGAGGGTAGAGGACTGAGAGGGTGTTCTGGATGGACCTGTCTAGAGACTCAGGGTTCTATTAACATAAGAGACAGGCCTGAGGTCAGCACAAACATAAGTAaaatattcaaatgtttttttgggccCAAGAAAATATGGAGATAAAGATTAGATACAGACAGGAGTTGTTTTTCACATACATAGGCTGCGGTACATTTGTATCACATATCGAATTTTGAACATCTAAAAGCATTTCTGCATTCCTTTAAAAAAAGCTTAATTGACATCCATAAGGtcataaaacacacaaacaccattgtCTGCTATCCTTTGTTCCTGGCATCCCTTAGTATGTTTCCAGTAAGACCTCAGACCTCAGACCTTTTTCCTTCTTCCTTCATACAGAACAATCCATAACCGTTCACCAGAGACAGATGTTGACAAGGACAAAGTTGCTGTGGATGTCAGGGGGGCTACAGTATCACATGAGATATTTGAGCAGCATAAGCAGCATATCGGCAGATACCAAGCATCCATAAACAGACTGGGGGTCTCTGCTAGAGGAGAGGCCTGGTTTATGGTTTCACATTCTCTTTGACCTCCTCCGTGGTGGCCCATCAACCACTTTTAGGCCCTGCTTAATTTAGCTTTGTGAAAGCCATGCGTCTGCGGTGGGAGGTAAATGTATATGTGAATGTTTCTTGTCTCAATGGAGAGTCTCTGTAGGAGGAAACATGGTTCTATGGTCCCTGGTGCAATGTGGTTACCATGCCTTGCCAAGCTACGTAGACTGATTTCAATATAATTGCAGGGATATTATGACTGGCAAATGTTACTAGACACCACCCTCTTTATTGTTCAATTATATTTCAACAGATTGTGAATTAGAATAAATTTACACAATAGAGTTATGAAGCCATTTTATCAACAATACACATTTTCCTCAATGGGAAAATCAGTTGCCTACTTGCTCATAGTGATGAGTTTGTTTTGAATGGAGAAATACCACTGTGATGATTCCACAGATCATTCCACAGAACTCAGTGTATACCAGCTCTGgtgtggagatggagggagagtctGGGCATATCAGGTCGTGATCAGAATGATCCCTTTGGACCTTGTCTGGCTGACTAGCCTACTTCCTTTAAAGCTCTCAGTTATTACTCCATCTACTAGTCTATGTTGGACAGGAGAAAAACCTAACCTTTGTCGTTTGTTGTTATCAGACTGGCCGGTATTGCCCGGAGTTCGTTCGCCAGGGGAGGCATCTCCTGCCTCTCTACCCCCATCCGATAGCAGAGTCAAAGGAAcacagcaagaggagcatggCAATCAACGATGGTCGCATGTCACGAGCCGTGGAAGCCGAAGGCAGCGGCCTCCCGCAAAGCAGTATACACTCCCAACGAGAGGCCTGGAGCGGATACAAACAACAAATAGTTTCACCGCCCTGGAGCCTGATCTTTCTGCACCTTGGTCGCTGAGGGTACCTGTGTCTGCGGCCGCAGTACTTACTCCTACTCCTTCCCCTATGATTTCAAAGTCGACGTCGGCAACCTTCCATCCCTGCTCTGGATCGAGCGaggcttctccatctgtcggaggcctgcaCCAGGCGCCGGGAGCTACGGGGCTCAAGTTATCCTGCCTCTTGCCCGTCCTTAAAGGGTTCTCAGAATCCTGTGAAGCATGGGAGTGGGCAGATTTCCTCGTCCTTCTTGCCAGCCCagattttgggcagctccatggtaagaaatgtgactgttcctggtgcaaaaacaatgtcctatcctGGAGCTGgagtaaatgacattactaagctgctccagACTGTACTACGCCAGGACATGGACATTGATTCTATcatagtccatgtgggttttaatgacattatgaagggcagctctgaacagttgaaactggatatcaaagagctgattgactctctgctagacactaataaaatagccatcatatctggccctgtgccctctatGAATTGTGGCATTGAACACTTTAGCASgtttctttctcttcacaactggctaRgtgattattgcagctcaatgggtgtaacttttgttgacaattttgataccttttggaaacagaacacgttttataaggaggatgggatccacccaaatcatttgggttcctggatcctttcagaGCATTATAAGGCTgggttgagacaatgacttatcaatgacccaagcccagctcagttaatccctaccattgtgtcgctgagtcatCGTAACGCTTTAGCAAATGtacatgtaatgtaatgtatgtccctctaactgccctgcatgcctctgctgatcctacagctattgtatgcagcaatcatgtgcctatgatccagatttatgctgttagcactgaggctgTGTGWcctagtaggaagtccactgtgagcagctcaccctgcactaacataaataacatgagcatgtctacttctgataagcttcccagtaaagcaatgaaaacaaacaagcatccaagaaaagtgctcaaaatagcccacgttaacatatgtagcttaagaaacaaggttcatgaaattaatCACTTGCTTGTAACCTATGACATTCatactcaagaaaaagcttccctgtaaccagtgcctgcaatctggttcaggttatcagtcaacctaccagggtagttacaaacagcacaggaataaaatcatcaacatgtattgatcacatatttACTAATGCTGAATAAATGTGCTTGAacgcagtatccagatccatcggatgtagtgatcacaatatagtagccatatctaggaaaaccaaagttccaaaggctgggcctaatatagtgtataagaggtcatacaatacgttttgtagtgattcctatgttgttgatgtaaagaatatttgttggtccatggtgtgtaatgaggagcaaacagatgtTGCACTTGACACAWttatgaaattgcttatcccagttactaataaacatMCACCCATTAAGAAAACYactgtaaaaactgttaaatccccgtggattgatgaggaattgaaaaattggtTGGTTGAGAGGGATAAGGCAAAATGAAGGGCAAATAYgtctggctgcacaaccgattggcaaacatacagagaaatcatgtgactgaactgaaaataataataagaaaKtacactatgaaacaaagataaattacaaaGAATGATAMTAAAAAGCTTAGGAGcaccttcaattacattttgggaaaaaaggcaaactcaactTTATCAttaattgaatcagatggctcattcatcacaaaaccgactgatattgATATAACTACttaatgattttttaattgggaaagattagcaaacttaggcatgacatgccagcaacaaacactgacactacatatcaagtatatctgaccaaattatgaaagacaaacattTTAATTTWgaattctgtaaagtgagtgtagatgaggtgaaaaaatgattgttgtctatcaacaatgacaagccacctgggtctgataACTTGATTGGAAAATTACTGAgaataatagcggacgatattaccactcctatttgccattaTTTTWTTTTTTTAAGCCtcctagaaagtgtgtgccctcaggcctggagggaagcaaaaatcattccgctacctaagaatagtaaagccccctttactggctcaaatagccgaccaatcagcctgttaccaacccttagtaaagttttgtaaaaaaattgtgtttgaccagatacaatgctgttatacagtaaacaaattaaccacagactttcagcacgcttatacggaaggacattcaacaagcacagcacttacacaaattagtgatgattggctgagagaaattgatgataaaatgattgtgggggctgttttgttagacttcagtgtggttttgacattatcgatcagagtctgcagctggaaaaaagtatgtgttatggctttacaccccctgctatattgtggataaaaagTTACCTGTCTAATTCcctagggcagctgtctaggccccttaatttcttcaatctttactaacgacatgccactggctttgagtaaagccagtgtgtctatgtaggCAGATGActaaacactatacacgtcagctactacagcgactgaaatgactgcaacgctTAACCTCTAKGGGATCGGTGTCTttcccgcgggacggttgagctaatgtaagCTAATGTGATGAGCATGAGGatgtaaataacaacaacaaaaaatcccaggacacaggcatatctgatatgggcagaaagcttaaattcttgttaatctaactgcactgtccaatttacagtagctattacaatgaaagaataccatgctattgtttgaaa contains:
- the LOC111966573 gene encoding pleckstrin homology domain-containing family G member 4B isoform X4 — encoded protein: MNPESLDRSIQNTLSVLYPPFEATAPTVLSQLFQVIEERYQGDALKCLLDFLITAKHILESVQQAACAQYSDVVFRCEGWPLCLHEKVVIQLASINPLLLRPGDFYLQVAPFSEQSARIVVRSLLGEEEGQGREVEETPIPETSYPCIFTEDWLGELNHGRHGTLLSHCILSTDQGMVKVPWAQVALPEFVDKPRTMALSSPNPAATQQEKVARPGPSLALPPPASGYSVETRISPAKHGIAVSLCLVDSNCSRLVKVDQDRPVAKPIGWVSPNTWDSRSNNTSEVEGEYIDLVEFTKQKEALLSGAHSHTHPRAPIFRLVTLNRPGVPPAPALPPPPALAPAPHRPLREPLHCGRTVRLPEDPPCTPCMRRRMGQVSKAEEIRCRYRESYHSALQNPVTIERDNRLNTLAVLEKASPCEGRLGPEGKELCPGPSQQCYYPDPGHHDQTPPVSTVPCWKSGESKTISSRVLQGLCGTRESTEMTTKSSGILQGLNDTIEDDGRCPSSLSTTIVDISEKCEVVIQGRKSRDIDFTTKMIPSLHVVKCKNTTAFGLVSPKMNRRRLPNQDVSQAGQPSIPVTNGHQTPPLEITQQPLGHYAVPSSKVLLPASAEPSTHHLQMGVACLTGGRDRTGRLVVEVYGDKEGWRSPLVSSLELSKLLLYLHSVIRRELRELGMTLVIDARKTPPPPQFNKALLVVQEQIPHAIHSVLXLVEKESCHRTEKCPRLQIAVVTSLKGLHKLVEGSQLSSGLEGTLPYNHINWLQLHQKLHPFMSDLQEASGLLLTAIRKLEEGRKIDTVQDVQRCILEQRTLMKDVLEDRQLVALQREGGAMLARLRRESDLRYSHCEDYSDAVDSVTCMYNHVEEQAHVLVHRSNMSLEHLEYLLQLREMEGHFSKIREWFDAEGERRLLEAESVEDSRERVEQTLRSFSAFLTKANEQKHKAMALVTEAEKIQGPSPYPETEVFRTMVCTFKSGLADFLSRAEKCCSELETMVTVCNFCEQATELAKDCRQYLDQVVRRPETDDVSTLQMYQESFVQFSSELFQEVKAQACALRGSRGMRVWNVAWLKCQEVRQQLEERLQDVERALRNTGPWHEQLRAGEDEALVHTVTHHDGALVLPRPGPPHWYNPPSGSMMGRYHGALESRNNSVTCCNINFKPENNRPCKRSKTTTMPASPHIRSIRRAEREXRGREACHSHTVGCEWFPWQRGGLGRSMSEDSCATATSSQSESCVQTPSCSHGKPSCRILQAAQKFQISRHGSFCSEESCSVQEGAERTSSRNTSPSVRRCEGTTSLASSEEKAGNIMKLQRIMAELLLTEREYVRSLGYILTHYLPLLERPDVPQDLRGKRGVIFGNLEKLYDFHGHFFLRELDACQTEPLQVARCFLRHRDSLGLYALYSKNKPQSDALILHHRPDIFKRKQQELGDHMDLSSYLLRPIQRISKYSLLLQDMLGMCGPQRDREELQAAADVVRFQMRHGNDLLTMDAIQDCDVNLKEQGQLIRQDEFIVFFRKKKCSRRIFLFQDLILFSKTKKTNVGNDVYIYKQSFKTSDIGMTHNSGESGFCFEIWFRRRKFQDTYTLKADRAEVKSAWTRDLEQILWEQAAYSRELRIQERVFMGTGRKPFMDIQPNEAAICDRAVNWDRAGVDLECLRPNSIGSGSSVSTSCSHSSSSSGRGSLPPVGYPGNQIQGGKTNHIVYSSPETVTVTEDDLNNHHNHQKQNLHLLMDSMESSGESGSVFSSSECSCLSAIGGEVEDSSSVTSQSSQSCVTQRTAAPNLRKNSSPATIRKKPSIAPKPPXLAAPQSLQKGKEMVAIGKSTEV